A genomic segment from Nicotiana tabacum cultivar K326 chromosome 7, ASM71507v2, whole genome shotgun sequence encodes:
- the LOC107768618 gene encoding protein STICHEL has product MSSEMGSRGGGGGGGGNGGIVGNNGFDPSNLHLKKELTQIKKAARVLRDPGTSSSWRSPLNSARSVAAAEARKHHYFHHHKSGNTLTKHQSIDAKDTIFEQDKRNGTNNGKEKEREKKVFLYNWRSQKSESERSRKLGDEEDIGNGNENENGSSSTPEESVEDSLSDARHGGGGNDSKSDTYVSDRYASMILKCKDTNFMPSIRRNMKKKSIRSNYSNAILRHQNEKLQQQIVPSSRISRRAPAGLGIGRDDSTSLVDQSDDTEDYYNSEDIRRISAASPLLAKLKNRNRAYWSSKLRNSGREDSSYTYSTPALSTSSYNRYAVRNPSTVGSWDATTASLNDGDDEVDDQLDLPGRQGCGIPCWSRRSTPKYRGGGGSCYSPSFSDTLRRKGSSILCGSQTMYQRRRRGSSLGYTKRRHSSRNAAQGLIPLLTNGDGQGLSSIGTGHSDDELSTNFGELDLEALSRLDGKRWSTSCRSQDGIEVVALNGEDGEEGSPENIRSLSQKYRPMFFEELIGQNIVVQSLVNAISRGRIAPVYLFQGPRGTGKTSTARIFAAALNCLATEETKPCGVCRECADFMSGKCKNLREVDGTNKKGIDKVKYLLKNLTASQQSSSLGFKVFVVDECHLLPSKTWLAFLKFLEEPPPRVVFIFVTTDLDNVPRAVLSRCQKYLFNKIRDGDIVLRLKKISSDEDLDVESEALDLIALNADGSLRDAETMLDQLSLLGKRITTSLVNDLIGVVSDEKLLELLELAMSSDTAETVKRARELLDSGVDPIVLMSQLATLIMDIIAGTHPIVDARQTDTSGGRSLTETELDRLKHALKLLSEAEKQLRVSSERSTWFTATLLQLGSSTSLEQTHSGSSQRLSSKTTEEDPSSTSREAISLRKRTDTHHAPRKSGSPSSFAKANHRNSASKELGLSSVIGEALGGPHSDVKESKTASRCPNTNILDDIWIRCIDKCHSNTLKQLLHTCGTLLSISEVEGGFVAHIAFRDNKVKMRAERFLSSITNSFENILRSNVEVRLVLLPDGETSDDSGKPITLSDPVGLRQMDPPNMVKKETTVFSNHEPLQISRRSFNDSESKMAETFESASGNAETSSSKGRISEIPVQRIESIIREQRLETAWLQAMEKGTPGSMSRLKPERNQVLPQDGAYHNNQLESINSRDLPSQHWHDDLNEEIRSLKMIDGKTIQKDQTSKKGDNYPISPSLLHNGIYAGNFSKESMGYESGSGAGSCFCWNNTRPHRRGKVKQGTPVRPPKGGRFLWFGECAKSRRTESRLRR; this is encoded by the exons ATGTCATCGGAAATGGGCAGCCGTGGTGGCGGTGGCGGTGGCGGTGGTAATGGTGGGATTGTTGGTAATAATGGGTTTGATCCAAGTAATCTTCATTTGAAAAAAGAATTGACCCAAATCAAGAAAGCTGCTAGAGTGTTGAGAGATCCAGGAACCAGCTCTTCTTGGCGTTCACCACTTAACTCTGCTAGATCTGTAGCTGCTGCTGAAGCGAGAAAACACCATTATTTTCATCATCACAAGAGTGGTAACACTCTCACGAAGCATCAATCGATTGATGCTAAAGATACTATCTTTGAGCAAGATAAGAGAAATGGTACTAACAATgggaaagagaaagagagagagaaaaaagtgTTTCTATATAATTGGAGGTCTCAAAAGTCTGAGAGTGAAAGGAGTAGAAAACTAGGTGATGAGGAAGATATTGGAAATGGCAATGAGAATGAGAATGGGTCTTCTTCAACTCCAGAGGAGAGCGTGGAAGATAGTTTGAGCGATGCGCGCCATGGTGGCGGTGGCAATGATTCCAAGAGTGATACTTATGTAAGTGATAGGTATGCTTCAATGATTTTAAAGTGTAAAGATACTAACTTTATGCCATCTATTAGACGGAACATGAAGAAAAAATCAATTAGAAGTAATTATTCTAATGCCATTTTAAGACATCAAAACGAAAAGTTGCAGCAGCAAATTGTTCCTAGTAGTAGGATTTCTAGAAGAGCACCTGCGGGTTTAGGTATAGGGAGGGACGATTCCACGAGTCTGGTTGATCAATCTGATGATACTGAGGATTATTATAATTCTGAGGATATAAGGAGGATTTCTGCAGCTTCACCATTGCTTGCTAAGCTTAAGAATAGGAATCGTGCTTATTGGTCGTCTAAGTTGAGAAATAGTGGGAGAGAGGATTCATCTTATACATATAGCACCCCTGCCTTGTCTACGAGTTCTTACAACAGATATGCTGTTAGAAATCCAAGTACTGTTGGGTCATGGGATGCCACAACGGCGTCCCTCAATGATGGGGATGATGAGGTGGACGATCAGCTTGATTTGCCTGGTCGACAGGGATGTGGGATTCCTTGTTGGTCCAGGAGGTCAACACCAAAATATAGGGGTGGGGGTGGGAGTTGTTATTCACCGTCCTTTTCTGATACTTTGAGGAGGAAAGGAAGCAGCATTCTATGTGGAAGTCAAACTATGTATCAAAGGAGACGTCGTGGATCTTCTTTAGGGTACACCAAGAGGAGACACAGTTCGAGGAATGCTGCTCAAGGCCTCATTCCATTGCTAACCAATGGTGATGGACAAGGATTGTCCTCAATAGGAACTGGACACAGTGATGATGAGCTCTCCACAAACTTTGGGGAACTTGATCTGGAGGCATTAAGTAGGTTGGACGGGAAGAGATGGTCTACCAGCTGCAGAAGTCAAGATGGAATAGAAGTGGTGGCACTGAATGGAGAAGATGGAGAGGAGGGCTCCCCAGAAAATATCAGAAGCCTGAGCCAGAAGTACAGGCCAATGTTTTTTGAGGAATTAATTGGGCAGAATATTGTTGTTCAGTCCCTAGTGAATGCAATCTCCAGGGGACGAATTGCCCCTGTTTATCTTTTCCAAGGCCCACGAGGAACTGGAAAGACATCAACAGCAAGAATTTTTGCTGCTGCTTTAAATTGCCTTGCCACCGAAGAAACTAAACCCTGTGGCGTCTGCAGAGAATGTGCAGATTTCATGTCCGGGAAATGTAAGAATCTTAGAGAAGTTGACGGAACgaacaaaaaaggaattgataaagTTAAGTATCTTCTAAAGAATCTGACAGCAAGTCAGCAATCATCTTCCTTAGGATTCAAGGTTTTTGTTGTTGATGAATGTCACTTGCTGCCTTCAAAGACATGGCTAGCATTTCTGAAGTTCCTTGAAGAACCACCACCACGGGTTGTCTTCATTTTTGTAACCACTGATCTTGACAATGTGCCGCGTGCTGTATTGTCTCGGTGCCAGAAGTACCTCTTCAATAAAATCAGGGATGGTGATATTGTGCTCAGATTGAAGAAGATTTCTTCGGATGAGGATTTGGATGTGGAGTCAGAAGCATTAGATTTGATTGCTTTGAACGCAGATGGATCACTTCGAGATGCAGAAACCATGTTAGACCAGTTGAGTTTGTTGGGGAAACGAATCACTACTTCTTTGGTAAATGATCTG ATTGGTGTGGTTTCAGATGAGAAGCTACTGGAACTTTTAGAGCTAGCAATGTCATCAGATACTGCAGAAACAGTAAAAAGAGCCCGGGAATTGTTGGATTCAGGTGTTGATCCAATAGTTTTGATGTCTCAATTGGCCACTCTCATCATGGATATAATTGCAGGAACTCATCCAATAGTTGATGCCAGGCAAACTGATACCTCTGGCGGGAGGAGTT TGACCGAGACAGAACTGGATAGATTGAAGCATGCACTAAAGCTTCTTTCTGAGGCAGAGAAACAACTTAGGGTTTCAAGTGAACGTTCAACTTGGTTTACAGCAACCCTTCTGCAGTTGGGTTCTTCTACTTCACTAGAACAAACTCACTCAGGAAGCAGTCAAAGGCTGAGTTCTAAGACAACCGAGGAAGACCCTTCTAGTACATCTAGAGAAGCTATATCCCTGAGGAAGAGAACTGATACTCACCATGCTCCGCGTAAATCAGGTTCTCCCTCGTCTTTTGCAAAAGCCAACCATCGAAATTCAGCAAGTAAAGAATTGGGACTCTCATCGGTGATTGGTGAGGCATTGGGTGGTCCACATAGTGACGTTAAGGAGAGTAAGACAGCATCTAGGTGCCCCAACACAAACATATTGGATGATATCTGGATCAGATGCATTGATAAATGCCACTCCAACACTTTGAAGCAACTGCTTCATACTTGTGGAACACTACTGTCAATCTCTGAAGTTGAAG GTGGTTTTGTTGCTCATATTGCTTTTCGTGATAACAAGGTTAAAATGAGAGCCGAAAGGTTTCTTAGCAGTATCACAAAttcatttgaaaatattttaCGGAGCAATGTAGAGGTTAGACTTGTTCTGCTACCGGATGGGGAGACATCTGATGACAGTGGAAAGCCAATTACATTGAGTGATCCTGTAGGTCTGAGACAGATGGATCCGCCAAACATGGTGAAGAAGGAAACAACAGTTTTCTCGAATCATGAACCTCTACAGATATCAAGACGAAGCTTTAACGATTCTGAGAGCAAGATGGCTGAAACTTTTGAGTCAGCAAGTGGAAATGCTGAAACGAGTAGTTCTAAAGGTAGAATCTCAGAAATTCCAGTGCAGAGAATAGAATCCATCATCCGTGAGCAGAGGTTAGAAACAGCATGGTTACAAGCTATGGAGAAAGGAACTCCTGGATCAATGAGTCGGCTAAAACCTGAGAGGAACCAAGTCCTGCCACAAGATGGTGCTTATCACAACAATCAACTAGAATCAATTAATTCGAGGGACCTGCCCTCCCAGCATTGGCATGATGATCTAAATGAGGAAATAAGAAGTCTGAAGATGATTGATGGAAAGACCATTCAGAAGGATCAGACCAGTAAAAAGGGCGACAATTATCCCATTTCACCAAGTTTGTTGCATAATGGCATCTATGCCGGCAATTTCAGCAAGGAGAGCAT GGGATATGAATCAGGATCTGGTGCTGGAAGTTGTTTCTGTTGGAACAACACCAGACCCCATAGAAGGGGGAAG GTTAAACAAGGGACCCCTGTGCGTCCACCTAAAGGCGGGCGGTTCTTATGGTTTGGGGAGTGTGCAAAATCAAGGAGAACAGAGAGTAGATTGAGAAGATAG